The Kitasatospora paranensis genome has a window encoding:
- a CDS encoding DEAD/DEAH box helicase: MRLPGRPLLRSLSALPHGRGSTLSTTAEPTRTTFRDLGILPETAEALESVGIVHPFPIQEMTLPVALTGHDVIGQAKTGTGKTLGFGLPLIERVVVRADIDAGRATEEQYTESPQALIVVPTRELCTQVTNDLQTAGKVRNVRVLAVYGGRAYEPQVEALQKGVDIVVGTPGRLLDLAGQRKLDLSKVRALVLDEADEMLDLGFLPDVEKIITMLPAKRQTLLFSATMPGQVISLARRYMSQPTHIRAAAPDDTGATVANIEQHIFRAHSLDKVEVVSRILQAEGRGLVMIFCRTKRTAADVAEQLTKRGFAAGAVHGDLGQGAREQALRAFRNGKVDVLVCTDVAARGIDVEGVTHVINYQCTDDEKTYLHRIGRTGRAGASGTAVTLVDWDDIPRWQLINKALDLPFNEPEETYSTSAHLYELLKIAPGTTGVLPRSERTRAGLNAEEVEDLGETGGRGARSRPRAGKAAAPEAEAAPEQEPRPRRSRERRRTRGGAEAAETVAEAGAPAAVATAEAPAAEGDAAPRRRRRRTRTSGPDGAPVLDGAVDAPAVAGTVTEAVATATATATATAETVPAPRRRTRAKAVTAETAPAAEAVEIPAAADGEAPAPRRRTRAKAATATAEAPAPEAAADGEAPAPRRRTRARRPAAAEAAPES, translated from the coding sequence GTGCGACTCCCGGGACGCCCGCTGCTCCGCTCGCTCTCGGCCCTCCCACATGGAAGAGGCAGCACCCTGTCCACCACCGCTGAACCCACCAGGACCACCTTCCGCGATCTGGGCATCCTCCCGGAGACCGCCGAAGCGCTCGAGTCCGTCGGCATCGTCCACCCCTTCCCGATCCAGGAGATGACCCTCCCGGTGGCCCTGACCGGCCACGACGTGATCGGCCAGGCGAAGACGGGCACCGGCAAGACCCTCGGCTTCGGCCTGCCGCTGATCGAGCGGGTCGTCGTCCGCGCCGACATCGACGCCGGCCGGGCCACCGAGGAGCAGTACACCGAGAGCCCGCAGGCACTCATCGTCGTCCCCACCCGCGAGCTGTGCACCCAGGTCACCAACGACCTGCAGACGGCCGGCAAGGTCCGCAACGTCCGCGTCCTCGCGGTCTACGGCGGCCGTGCCTACGAGCCGCAGGTCGAGGCGCTGCAGAAGGGCGTCGACATCGTCGTCGGCACCCCGGGCCGCCTGCTCGACCTGGCCGGCCAGCGCAAGCTCGACCTGTCGAAGGTCCGCGCGCTCGTCCTCGACGAGGCCGACGAGATGCTCGACCTCGGCTTCCTGCCGGACGTCGAGAAGATCATCACCATGCTGCCGGCCAAGCGGCAGACCCTGCTGTTCTCGGCGACCATGCCGGGCCAGGTCATCAGCCTCGCCCGCCGGTACATGAGCCAGCCGACGCACATCCGGGCCGCCGCCCCGGACGACACCGGCGCCACCGTCGCCAACATCGAGCAGCACATCTTCCGCGCCCACTCGCTGGACAAGGTCGAGGTCGTCTCGCGGATCCTGCAGGCCGAGGGCCGCGGGCTCGTGATGATCTTCTGCCGCACCAAGCGGACCGCGGCGGACGTCGCCGAGCAGCTCACCAAGCGCGGCTTCGCGGCCGGCGCCGTCCACGGCGACCTCGGCCAGGGCGCCCGCGAGCAGGCCCTGCGGGCCTTCCGCAACGGCAAGGTCGACGTGCTGGTCTGCACCGACGTCGCGGCCCGCGGCATCGACGTCGAGGGCGTCACGCACGTCATCAACTACCAGTGCACCGACGACGAGAAGACCTACCTGCACCGGATCGGCCGCACCGGCCGGGCCGGCGCCTCGGGCACCGCGGTCACCCTCGTCGACTGGGACGACATCCCGCGCTGGCAGCTCATCAACAAGGCGCTCGACCTGCCGTTCAACGAGCCGGAGGAGACCTACTCCACCTCGGCCCACCTGTACGAGCTGCTGAAGATCGCCCCCGGCACCACCGGTGTCCTGCCGCGTTCCGAGCGCACCCGCGCCGGCCTGAACGCGGAGGAGGTCGAGGACCTCGGCGAGACCGGCGGCCGCGGCGCCCGCTCGCGCCCGCGCGCCGGCAAGGCGGCGGCCCCGGAGGCCGAGGCCGCGCCCGAGCAGGAGCCGCGTCCGCGCCGCTCCCGTGAGCGCCGCCGTACGCGCGGCGGGGCCGAGGCCGCCGAGACCGTGGCGGAGGCCGGTGCGCCGGCTGCCGTCGCGACCGCCGAGGCCCCGGCCGCGGAGGGCGACGCTGCTCCCCGGCGCCGCCGCCGTCGCACCCGCACCAGCGGCCCGGACGGCGCCCCGGTGCTGGACGGCGCCGTCGACGCCCCGGCCGTGGCCGGGACGGTGACCGAGGCCGTGGCCACGGCCACCGCCACCGCCACCGCCACCGCCGAGACCGTGCCGGCGCCGCGCCGGCGCACCCGCGCCAAGGCCGTGACCGCCGAGACCGCCCCGGCCGCCGAGGCCGTGGAGATCCCGGCGGCGGCGGACGGCGAGGCGCCCGCGCCCCGTCGCCGCACCCGGGCGAAGGCCGCCACCGCGACCGCCGAGGCCCCCGCCCCGGAGGCCGCGGCCGACGGCGAGGCCCCGGCCCCGCGCCGGCGCACCCGGGCCCGCCGCCCGGCCGCCGCCGAGGCGGCCCCGGAGAGCTGA
- a CDS encoding ferritin-like fold-containing protein: protein METQESGEVGSIGDWAACAADPGYRAAVLDLLGALAYGELSAFERLAEDAKFAPGLVDKAALARMASAEFQHYQQLHDRLAEVGADPTEVMTPFVEPLEAFHRLTAPSDWLEGLVKAYVGDAIATDFYREVAVRLDDDTRDLVLRVMADTGHAEFAVERVRQAIADDPRVGGRLALWGRRLMGEALSQAQRVVAERDALSNLLVGGARVQGFDLVEVGKMFTRITEAHTRRMAALGLAS, encoded by the coding sequence ATGGAGACTCAGGAATCTGGCGAGGTGGGCTCGATCGGCGACTGGGCTGCGTGCGCGGCCGACCCGGGCTACCGGGCCGCGGTCCTCGACCTGCTCGGCGCGCTCGCCTACGGCGAGCTGAGCGCCTTCGAGCGGCTGGCCGAGGACGCGAAGTTCGCGCCCGGTCTGGTCGACAAGGCGGCGCTGGCCCGGATGGCGTCCGCGGAGTTCCAGCACTACCAGCAGCTGCACGACCGGCTGGCCGAGGTGGGCGCGGACCCGACCGAGGTGATGACGCCGTTCGTCGAGCCGCTGGAGGCCTTCCACCGGCTCACCGCGCCGTCGGACTGGCTGGAGGGCCTGGTCAAGGCCTACGTGGGCGACGCCATCGCCACGGACTTCTACCGCGAGGTGGCCGTCCGGCTCGACGACGACACCCGGGACCTGGTGCTCCGCGTGATGGCCGACACCGGGCACGCCGAGTTCGCGGTGGAGCGGGTGCGGCAGGCGATCGCGGACGACCCGCGGGTGGGCGGCCGCCTCGCGCTCTGGGGCCGGCGGCTGATGGGCGAGGCGCTCAGCCAGGCCCAGCGGGTGGTGGCCGAGCGCGACGCGCTGTCGAACCTGCTGGTCGGCGGGGCCCGGGTGCAGGGCTTCGACCTGGTCGAGGTCGGCAAGATGTTCACCCGGATCACCGAGGCGCACACCCGGCGGATGGCCGCGCTGGGGCTCGCGTCCTGA